TGAGTGAGGCTTTCGAGAAGCAGGATGTTTGATGCAGCAAGCAAAAGGCCGCAGATCAATCCAAACACAAGCGAAGGCGTGCTCCAATCGAAGACCTGCCCCTGAATAGAAGATAGGGTTAACTGCAAGATCGTCCATACCATGCCGATTCCTGCAAGATACAGACCTCGCGAACGAGATCGTGTAGAAAACCTTTTAAAAACGACGTCGTTCAGTCCGGCGCAGATCAGGCTTCCCAGAGCGAAGAGTAACGCTGATGAAATCATCTCACCTCGCCACATACATCCCGTAGCCGTAATAGGCGCCAGAGGTTTCGTACATAAGGATCTCTTCTTCGTCGTCCGCCACAACCGATATCGGCGATCTTTAATCTGCGCGAGCGATCCAGGCCGGCCAGCGAAAGGGCTCGCATCGTTTCGGTATCGTTACCGGGGCCCTGTCTGTGATTCGGCCGGTGTTCATCGACGAGCAGTTGCAATGTATCCATATCGTAAGACTCCTGTTCGCTCAAGAAGCGGCTTCAGGTCAGATTCTGATGAGCATCGTTATCGAGCTATCAGTCAGGCGATAAACCGAGAGCATACCAGTACGGATCGAAGGCCGCTTCAGCCAGGTCTATACTCAAAATGAGAAAGCGATCGTAATCCTGCGTCGTATGAGCAGAATCGAGCGCTTCATAATATTCCAGTCTTCTTTCCATCGGAACGATCAACGGCGGAAATCCGTTCTTCATAAGTTCAAGGTTCATCAGCAATCGGGCCGTTCTACCGTTTCCATCGATAAAGGGGTGGATGCCCACGAAATCGACATGAAGCCTTGCGGCTCTCTGCACAGGATGCATGGCTGTAGCGGAGTCGTACCAGTTCATGAGCTCTTCCATAGACCTCTGCACGTGAAGGGCATCGGGTGGCCGATGAACGGCGCCAGCAATCGTAACGTTAACTTTGCGATACTCACCTGCATGCTCATCGTCGATATTCTTGAGTATCAATCGATGAATAGACCGAATCAAACATTCCGATAAAGGCTCGCGATTCTGGACGACATCCTCGATAAAGAGAATGGCCTCACGATGGTTCATGACCTCAAAGTGTTCCCGGATCGTCTTCCCTCCTATCGTGATCCCCTCCAGAGCAACGCGCGTCTCTTTCAACGTCAACGTATTCCCTTCGATGGCATTGGAATGATAAGTCCAGCGGAGGACCAGATCTTCATGCAGGTTCCGCGCCACCTCGGGCGATAGAGGACGAACGGCATCAAGCTGCCGTTTCAAACGGTCCAGTTTTGCGAAGGTCTGCACGGCCATCTCTCTGATATCTCTATAACGAGGTAACATGTAGAAAGATAATCCGATCAAACGGGTGTCAAATGATGTTTGCCCGGCGATAGAGTTCAGTCAGCGTTTCGGGCTCGACGAGGGAAAGCGGCGTAAGATCCTATACTTTCAAGTATTTTTTTCTGCCTGAAAGCAGATGAAGAAAGGCCGCAACAGGCAGAAGGAGCGAACGGATGGGAATTCGACTGGATGAAAAACTTGAGCCTATCTACAGGGAGGTGCTCTCGCGAAACCCCGGCGAGTCGGAGTTCCATCAGGCCGTACACGAGGTGCTTGAAACGCTCGGGCCGGTGCTCGTAAAGCATCCGGAGTTTGCCGACCGAAAGCTCATCCAGCGCATTTGCGAGCCCGAGCGACAGATCATCTTTCGTGTGCCCTGGCGCGACGATAAAGGCGAGATTCATATTAATCGCGCCTTTCGCGTCGAATTCAACAGCGCCCTCGGCCCCTATAAAGGCGGCATGCGATTTCACCCCTCCGTTTATCTCGGCATCATCAAATTCCTGGGCTTCGAGCAGATCTTCAAGAACGCCCTGACAGGCCTTCCTATCGGAGGTGGAAAAGGCGGCAGCGACTTTGATCCGAAGGGAAAATCGAACGAAGAGATTGAGCGATTCTGCCAGAGCCTCATGCTTGAGCTCTATCGCCATCTCGGCGAACACACCGACGTCCCGGCCGGAGACATCGGCGTCGGCGCTCGCGAGATCGGGTATCTTTTCGGACAGTACAAGCGTATTACGAATCGCTACGAATCGGGCGTTTTTACGGGAAAAGGGTTAGCCTGGGGCGGAAGCCGTGCCAGAACCGAGGCCACCGGTTACGGCACGGTCTTCTTCATGCGCGAGATGCTCAAGATGCGCAAGAACGGCGGCATAGAAGGTAAGCGTGTCGTCGTCTCGGGCGCCGGCAATGTGGCCATCTATGCCATCGAAAAGGCCCATGAGCTCGGAGCGAAGGTCATCGCCTGCTCTGACTCGGGCGGATTTGTCGTCGACGAACAGGGAATCAACCTTGAAACGCTGAAGCAGATCAAAGAAGTCGAGCGCCGTCGCATCAGCGCCTATGCCGACATTCACAAGCATGCCCGCTACATAGAGGGAAGTTCCATCTGGACCGTGCCCTGTGACATAGCCCTGCCCTGCGCCACGCAGAACGAGTTAACAGGAAAGGATGCGAGCATCCTGATTAAAAACGGCTGCATCGCCGTCGCCGAAGGGGCGAATATGCCCACGACTCCTGAAGGCGCTCAGTTATTCCAGGAAGCCGGCGTCGCCTTCGGCCCCGGCAAGGCGGCTAACGCTGGCGGCGTTTCCACATCGGCTCTTGAAATGCAACAGAACGCCAGCCGCGACTCCTGGTCTTTTGAATACACCGAAAAGCGGCTTGAAGAGATCATGGTCGACATCCACCGCACCTGCTACGAAACGGCCGCCGAATTCGGAGCAGAAGGCAACTACATCCTCGGAGCGAACATCGCCGGATTCATCAGAGTGGCAAAGGCCATGGATGCGATGGGATTGATCTGACGAGCGATTAGAGGGTCAGTCAGTTTGAAACGGCTCCGTAAAGCGGGGCCTTTTTTTTATGGAGGAGTTGATCTGCGAGAGGCGGGGGAGCGAGAGCGTCCTGCTTCGACGGGAATCGATCGGGTCACGGTCGGGCGTAAAGCGACATAACGTGCGGTATTGAAGCCTGGCTGCGTTAGTCGATGGCAACGGTCGCCGACATAAAAACCAGAAGCGCCCAGCCACTCCTACTCCGCTACACAGGCAAGCGAGCAGGCTGCATTCAGCGCAAGCAGATTCATGAAGAGGCACTTTCGATTACGGAGAGGGCTCTAGCAAGCGCCTGCAACCCATTCCCTCTGCGCTATCCCGTCCGAACCGGGCCTGGCGCTCAACCCGACAACAAAGGCGCCACCCGCACGGTGAGGATGGGATGGCGCAGATTCTGGAGACGGCGGGAGTCGAACCCGCGTCCTACCGTGCGACCCGAGGGCCCCTACATGCTTAGTCGCTGCTGGTTACGATCGGGGCAAGCGCAGCGACGGCCAACCACAATCGTTCCGGGCGGGTTATACAAAAGTTACAGCCGTCCGGGCCCGCAACCTTCGCCTTCTCTGAGGTGGCGCTCTGTTCCGGCCCGAGAAGGAAAGCCGGGCAGAGCGTCTTGCTACCTATTAAGCAGCGAGAGCAAACTCTTCGTTTGCACGTAAAGGGTGAGGTTTTTAGAAGCTCCTCAACTTCGCATGCGACCAACGACCCGATTCACGGCAGTCGAAACCAGATCGTCCCCGATTTCTTCTGCAAGGTCATAGGCCTTTCCGCAATGATGCGGAAAGGCCACCACCTATAGAAGGAACAGGAAGCTCCGACGTCAAGCGGAATTCAGTTGACATGAGGCGGATCTACAGTCCGGGTTTCCATTATGACAAAAACCCGTCGCAACTGGCTCCTTATGCTTGCCGCCCTGCTCCTGCTTTCTGCATCTCTTTACGGCATATTCATTATCAACTCCCCTGAGGGCAGGCCCGGCGCCTATACGATCGATCTGGCCGGCATGCGCGAAATGGCGAAATCCGACGATCTGCCTTCTGAGATCGAGGGTCTTGCCATCGGCGAAGGCGCATTCCCTGCCGCCGCCATTCGTGCAGGATGGTCTTTGCTCAAGAAGCATCCGATGGTTTTCGCCACCTATCGCTTGAAATACGACGACCGCTCCGTCATCATCGATACGGCCCACGATCGTTCGCTGCACGAAAAGATGTTTCCGGGCAATCCGTTCTACGACGATCGCTATGAACAGATGCAAAAGGTGATGCTTGACTCGGTCGACCGCAACGGCGCCATCGTACTAACGCACGAACATCCGGATCATATCGGAGGCATCGCTCGCTCCGCCTCGATCATGGAGCTGGCGCGGATCGCGAAGATCACCGTCGAACAATTGAACGGTCCGTCGTTGCCCGAGTCCGGATTCCCCGAAGAGGCGAAGCCGCTTTTCACTCCGTATGCCTATGAAGGCATCGCCTCGCCGGCTCCCGGTGTCGTCGTCGCAAAGGCGCCGGGGCATTCGCCCGGAAGCCAGCTCGTATACGTTATTCTACGAGACGGACGTGAGTTTTTATTTGTGGGTGATATCGCATGGGATCGCGCCAATATCGAAACCGGCATCGGTCGCCCGCTGCTCGTCAGTCTCTTCTTCTTACATGAAGATCGCCAGGCTGTCGCCGATCAGCTGCTTGCGATCAGGGAATTGCAGAAGACCGAACCTGGCTTGCATATCGTCGTAGCGCACGACGCCGCCCAGTTTGAAGATCTGAAGCTCAGGAAGGTACTGGCGGATGGATTCGCTCAGTAGCGCCGCTCATTTCTGAAACTGCATTCTCTCACCGGCACGACGCACCGAACCGAACCTCCATTGTTCGCCGTCCTTCTCGTATCTGATGCGTATCGCGCCTTCGATACGCTCGTTGCTTTTCGGGGCGTCATCAAAGACGACGTTAACCACAATCTCTCGCGCTGTGTCGTCGCCGTCCACGGTCTGCACGGCAAATTCCTTGATCTCACGGGCAAAGATCGTCCAGGCCACATCAAGCTGTCGGCCTTCGCCTTCTTCAGGGCCATAGGCGAATATGGTCTTACCCGTCAGATCGTCTTTGATACGCTCTTCGGTGATCTCTGTGCCGAGTAGCTCAGCGTTCCGCCTGCGTATCTGCTCGGCTGGATCTACCGGCGTCGATTCTTCTACCTGTCGTGTGCTCTTCTCTTCACGAACCTGTGTTGCACAGGAAGACGTTAGCACCGACACCGCAGCGATCACGCCTGTAAATATAACTCGCTCTAATTGCTTCATTTATTCTCTCCTTTGATCATACGATGCATATAAAAGCATGGCTCACCACCAGATCGGTCGACCGTCGGAGCCTTCTGTCGGTTTGCCCGGCTGGCTCTCCTGTCCTTCCTCTTCTCTGCCCTGTTGCTGCCTGCTCTGACGGAACTCTCCGCGGTTCTGCCCTTTCAGCTGTTCCAGGCGGGCGGTCACTTCATCGGCGGGCTTTACAGATCCTCTGACGCCAGGATTCTTCTGTGGTTCTTCGTTTTTGTTTCTGTTCTCGTTCTTCTCGGATTGATGCTCCGGTTCTTGTTCAGACTCGGGCTTTTTCTCCGGATTCTTTTCAGGCGGATTCTTCTTTGATGAGTTGGGGTCCTGATCTTTCCCTGAATTGTCCTTATCGTCCTGTGATTTCGGATCTTTCTCAGGCGGCGGGCATTTCTTCTGCATGGCTTCGATCTTCTGACGCTGTTCCGTTAACAAATCGAGCGAATCCATAGCCCGGGATTCTACGTCAGGCTCATGAAGCAGATGCCGTTCATAAAAACGTCGGATGGCTCCGCGATCTTTCGAAAGAGAGACGGCCGTCTCGAATCGCTGCGAAGAAACGTCCAGTAGCTCTTTCGCTCGATCAAGCCGGCACTCTTCGGCCTCA
This region of Leptonema illini DSM 21528 genomic DNA includes:
- a CDS encoding Fic family protein; amino-acid sequence: MLPRYRDIREMAVQTFAKLDRLKRQLDAVRPLSPEVARNLHEDLVLRWTYHSNAIEGNTLTLKETRVALEGITIGGKTIREHFEVMNHREAILFIEDVVQNREPLSECLIRSIHRLILKNIDDEHAGEYRKVNVTIAGAVHRPPDALHVQRSMEELMNWYDSATAMHPVQRAARLHVDFVGIHPFIDGNGRTARLLMNLELMKNGFPPLIVPMERRLEYYEALDSAHTTQDYDRFLILSIDLAEAAFDPYWYALGLSPD
- the gdhA gene encoding NADP-specific glutamate dehydrogenase, producing the protein MGIRLDEKLEPIYREVLSRNPGESEFHQAVHEVLETLGPVLVKHPEFADRKLIQRICEPERQIIFRVPWRDDKGEIHINRAFRVEFNSALGPYKGGMRFHPSVYLGIIKFLGFEQIFKNALTGLPIGGGKGGSDFDPKGKSNEEIERFCQSLMLELYRHLGEHTDVPAGDIGVGAREIGYLFGQYKRITNRYESGVFTGKGLAWGGSRARTEATGYGTVFFMREMLKMRKNGGIEGKRVVVSGAGNVAIYAIEKAHELGAKVIACSDSGGFVVDEQGINLETLKQIKEVERRRISAYADIHKHARYIEGSSIWTVPCDIALPCATQNELTGKDASILIKNGCIAVAEGANMPTTPEGAQLFQEAGVAFGPGKAANAGGVSTSALEMQQNASRDSWSFEYTEKRLEEIMVDIHRTCYETAAEFGAEGNYILGANIAGFIRVAKAMDAMGLI
- a CDS encoding MBL fold metallo-hydrolase, whose translation is MTKTRRNWLLMLAALLLLSASLYGIFIINSPEGRPGAYTIDLAGMREMAKSDDLPSEIEGLAIGEGAFPAAAIRAGWSLLKKHPMVFATYRLKYDDRSVIIDTAHDRSLHEKMFPGNPFYDDRYEQMQKVMLDSVDRNGAIVLTHEHPDHIGGIARSASIMELARIAKITVEQLNGPSLPESGFPEEAKPLFTPYAYEGIASPAPGVVVAKAPGHSPGSQLVYVILRDGREFLFVGDIAWDRANIETGIGRPLLVSLFFLHEDRQAVADQLLAIRELQKTEPGLHIVVAHDAAQFEDLKLRKVLADGFAQ